In Magnolia sinica isolate HGM2019 chromosome 12, MsV1, whole genome shotgun sequence, a single genomic region encodes these proteins:
- the LOC131220730 gene encoding large ribosomal subunit protein uL14x/uL14z/uL14y-like: MSKRGRGGSAGNKFRMSLGLPVAATVNCADNTGAKNLYIISVKGIKGRLNRLPSACVGDMVMATVKKGKPDLRKKVMPAVIVRQRKPFRRKDGVYMYFEDNAGVIVNPKGEMKGSAITGPIGKECADLWPRIASAANAIV, from the exons GACGTGGTGGGTCTGCGGGAAATAAGTTCCGCATGTCATTGGGTCTTCCAGTGGCAGCCACTGTTAACTGTGCTGACAATACTGGGGCTAAAAATCTGTACATCATCTCCGTCAAGGGCATCAAGGGCAGGCTTAACAGGCTTCCATCAGCTTGTGTGGGCGACATGGTGATGGCCACTGTGAAGAAAGGTAAACCAGATCTCCGGAAGAAGGTGATGCCTGCTGTGATCGTTCGCCAGAGGAAGCCTTTTAGGCGAAAGGATGGTGTTTACATGTATTTTGAAG ATAATGCTGGTGTTATAGTGAACCCAAAGGGTGAAATGAAAG GATCTGCAATCACTGGCCCCATTGGAAAGGAGTGTGCTGATCTGTGGCCCCGTATCGCTAGCGCAGCCAATGCCATCGTATGA